The following DNA comes from Halorhabdus tiamatea SARL4B.
AGATGGGGAAGGCACAGGCACGACGACTCGGGCGCGAATTCCGCGATCTCGACCTGCGGGAAGCCCACGTCGCCATTTATGATGGACAAGTCGTCGCGACCGCACCCACCGAGGACGCACTCAAGGAGACGTTGTCTTCCATTATGCCCGAGGACGTCGTCGACCATCCCTATATTTATCACTACGATCCCTGATCTCGTCGAACGCTCGGTATCGGAAAGTATTGATACCGTCCTGACATACGGCCTCCTAATGAGCGATGTAGACCAGTACAAGACCTATCGGGAGATCGGAACACAACTGAACAGCGACATCCTCGAAGCGTACTCCGACCGCAAGCTGATCGTAGAAACTGCATCCGAACTGGACATCGAATTCGACGGGCCGAACCTGGCCTACGAGTTCGAGTCACAGATGCCAGCCCACTTCGAGTTCGCGCTGTACGAATACCGCCGGGACGGGGCCACTACGGCGGAGCGATACCTCGAAGCGGAACGCTGGGGGAGCGAAACCGAACGGGACATTCTCGAAGCCACCGTCGACGCCGATCCCTCGCTGTTCGAGGTCGAATCCATCAGCGACTCAGGCCCCCGTCTGACGGTAACCGACTTGCTGGACGACCGAGAAGAACGCGCGCTGTTGGATGTCAATCTCAGCCGAACCGCAGAGCCAGGGGTCGTGCTGTTTTTCAGACCCGTTCGCTACGACGAGTTCACAACGACCTCGGGCGTCTCGTTTCCGTTCCCCGGCGAGGAGAAAGAGCAACTGCTGGACGAGCACGGCCGCCGGATAGATCCTGACGCGTCGAAAGCGGTGTCCCGCCAGCGGTTCGTCGCGTTCCACGACCTGTATCGTGACCACGGCATCCACATCCAGTACCGGTGATCAACAATGAGCGAGCCAACAGACCGATTCGTCGTCGAGATTGGAACCGGAACGGTCGCGCACATCATCGATATGGACGCCGACCAAGACGAGACGGACTCTCGCTTCTCGCTCGGACTCAGTGGTCCCGGCGAGAAGATGTGTAGTCGAGGGAACCGCCATCCGGGAGACAAGCGAGTCCCGTTTGTGGAGTTTCTCTCCCATCATGACATCGACAAATCAGGATTCGAGGGCGATGCACCTGACGAGATCTGCTCGTACTGCTGGTCGAACACACGTGAAGCAGTGGGGAGAGAGCAGGATCCTGACGACCGATCAGAGCAGATCGGCACTGTCGGGTATCGCCTCCGGTGGAAGCAGAAAGGGCGTGCACGCGAGGAATGGTACGATATCGTCGTCAGACCGGAGACGACGATGGCGGAACTGGACAGACTCGTGTGTCGAATCTCCACGCTCGACGACTTCCACCTCCGGATGTACGGCCTCGAAGACGAATACCTGGATTCCAGTCTCAACGTGCTTCCCGACCACCAGTGCGAGGAGACGGGAGACCGGACATACACGAAAGCGAGTGAGATGACGATTGCTGACGTCGCCGAACGGGCCCGACTCCGAAAGGGCGACAGACTCAGTCTGGTCTATGACTTCGGGACGCCCTCACACTACTACTGCCTCGTCAAGGAAGTCTACGAACCAGACAGACTCGACGAGGTGCTCGACGGCGACGTAATCACGTCGACCGACACGGCTGCAATCGTCACGGAGAAACGACCGTGACACAGGAGACAGACCAAGAGCGGGACAAACGCATTCGAAGGGAGGTACTCACCGACGCCTACACCACAAGTGAGCGGGCAATCAGCTGGTGCTATCACCTCGAACGCGAGATGGGATTTCCGTTCCGGGCGCGGTGTATCGAGGAGCGAACGATCTCACCACTGCGCGAAGGGGAACAAGTGCCTGTCGTCGGAATGACGGACGAAGTCGTCAGCAGCAGCGAGATGTTCGTCCTCGTGGAGTGGGAGGACAGGGAGTTCGGCGTGCCGCTGTCACAGCTCGAAGTGCTCGACGTGGATCAGGACACTCGGGACGCAGTCGACGACTGGCACTACTGGAACGGCGACGGCGGCCGATTGGGCTGAGTGCCGATCAGTCGGGGTCTGTTTCGACCGGAGAGGCGTACTCCTCAGCCAGTTCGACTACGTCGTAAACGTGCATCCCAGTTTTGAACCACAGCACCCGATCTGCGGCGTCTCCGAAGTCCGCGTCGGAACAGTCCAGTCGTTTCGAGACAGCTAACACGAAGTTATCGGCCTCGACCTGCCGAATCTTCGCCAGTTTCGACCGCAGATACTCCGGCGTCCAGAACCCGACGATTTCCATGATCGCGCGCCGTCCGTCGGGATGTTCGATAGCGAAATCCGGGATCATCACTTCGGAGCCGAGGTCGAAGACGTCGTCTTCGCGCTGGAGGTCCCATTCGGTTGTCGCCCGATCCCACTTCCGGGCGAGCGTGCGCTCGACGTCGCTGTCGAACCGCTTTCCGGTGCTGTAGTGGGAGACGAGGCCATCGGTGTGGTCGAGCGTGAACTGATTGGTGTCTCTGGCCGACTCCTCGCCGATGATCTCGGCGCGCATTTCCCATCGGTCACACAGAGGGAGCGCGGGCAGGAAGTTGGCCATCCGAATGCCGTACTTCTGGGATTGCCGAAACAGGGAAACTGGCCCGTCGAGTTCGGCCTCGTAGCCCGCTGCCAGGTCGGTACTCGCGACGCGGGTCCCGTCCTCGTCGATGGGGTAGATCCGGTGCATCAATCCGAACAGCTTCAGATAGCTGAACACCGTTCCGAAGTTGTCCCACACCCGGATGTGCATCGTCGAGGCGTCGTAGAGCACGGCCTGTGCCAGTGCCAGATTGTAGCGAGCTAGCAACCAATCGACCGTCTGGTCGTGCTGGTCGTACGTCTGCTTGCTGTTCCCCGTGAGTTTCGTCGTTGTCGTCGTGGATGCCTGTCTGTCGTTGTCGTCACGCACCGACTGGTCGCCGAACCGAACCAGCCGTCTGTTGGCCGCCAGATCCGCGTACATACCCCGATAACACTCCTCGAGTGAGATTCCCAACTCGTCGGCGACCGCACTGTAGACTTCCAGTTTCTGGGTGTCTTCTCCGAGTGTGGGCTGGCGAACGATCGGGTAGCGATCGCTGGCTCGCTCGAACAGTCGCTGCCTGATCTCTCGTGGGTCAACAGCCGCCTGTTGCTCGAACTCACACTCGTCTCTGAGGAGTTTCGCCAACCCTTGGACGATCTTGTAGTCGGTATCGTCCACGGTCAGTTCGTCGATGGCGTCGTCCAGTTCTCCCTTCGGGTCACTGAGGTGGTCCTCGAACAGCGCGATCAACGTGGCCGCTGTCTCTCGGTACCGCTCGTCGGAGATATCGATGAACAGCGGGCGAACTTCACCATCACGTGTCCGCGACCGGGCGAGATCAGCCGTCAGCACTGCTACTCACCCCATCGCGTCGTCGCTGGGAAACGTATGTCTCCATCGTGTCGGTCGTGATGATCTCGTAGAGCCGTGCTGGGTGGCGGTCGTCGGTCGGGCGGAGGATGCGGCCGAGTCGTTGGGCGTACTGGCGTTTCGATGCGCTCCCGGAGAGGATGATACCGACATTGGCCGCTGGCACGTCGATACCCTCGTCGAGGACCTGCGAGGTGGCGAGCATCGAGTACTCGCCGCTGCGAAACCGATCGAGGATCTCGGTGCGTTCGTCGGTGTCGGTCTGGTGTGTGATACACGGGAGGATGAACTCCCGGGAGATGTCGTAGGCGAAGTCGTTGTTGGCGGTGAAGACGATAACACGGTCGTCGTGGTGGCGTTTGAGCAGAGTGTCGAGCGTATCGAGTTTCTTCGACGCCGTCCGGGCGATGCGCTCGGCCCGTTGCTTTGCGACGAGCGCACGTCGCCCCTGCCGGTCGTAAGACGTACGCTTGAGAAACTCGGCGTACCCCTGTTCGTTCCAGAGATCGAAGTCGTGACTGTCGACGTAATCCCGGTATATCTGGTACTCCTCGTCGTATTCAGTCCGTTCCGCTGGCGTGAGATCGACGGACATCTGGATGGTTTCGTACTCACTGAGAAACTCTCCGGCGAGGTTGTCAACATCTTCCTCGTAGACGACCGGCCCCATGCGGTCTTCGAGCAGTGCCTCTCGTCCGTCGGCGCGTTCGTAGGTCGCCGTTAGCCCGAGCCGGTAGGGTGCAATCGTCATCTCGGGAATCTGGAGGTACGTCTCGGCCGCCAAATGGTGGGTTTCGTCGGTGATGAGCAAGCCGAACCGGTCGCCGTACTCGTCGATATACCGGTAGGCGCTGTCGTAGGTAGTGACTGTGAGCGCGCCGATATCGTGACTCCCGCCACCGAGGACACCGACCTCGCCGGTGAGTTGCTCGCCGAACGCGTTGGTGAGCGTGGCGTGCCACTGGTTCATTAGATCGATCGTCGGGGTGACGACGAGCGCGCTGACGCCGGCGTCGGCGATCGCCTGCAATCCGAGGAACGTCTTCCCGCTGCCGGTCGGGAGGACGACTGTGCCCTGCCGGTCGTGCGCACGCCACGAGTCGAGTGCGGCCTGCTGATAGTCACGCGGTTCGATCTGGAGTGCAGGCGTCAGGGAGAGATCGGTGTACGCGCTGGCAGCGTCTTCGACCTCGTGGCTGAATCCGCTGTCGAGGGTGGCCTGGCTACCGCCATCGCTCCACTGCTCAGCCCACTCAAGGAGTGCCCGATATCGGTACGCTTGGGCGCGGTGCGTATCGACGCGGTCGTCCCACTCTGCGTGTGGAACTGTCTCGGGTGTATCGTAGAGCAAGAGCGTTCCGTCGTCGAATTCGATCCGCATTCGGTACGTGGACGCACGACCGTCAGACGATTCAATCTGTCGGGAGTTCCGTCGAGGGACATAGCGCCTGACAACAGCCAGTGAGAGACGGCGTCACGTTTTCGGGACGTACCATAGTAGACAAACACAAGACATGGACTACCCGACTCGAGACGAAATACGATCGCTCTGTACCGATCAGTCGTTCGAGCGCGGTGTCAACTATTACCACCAAGATCGGGTGCAGGAACTGGATATCGACGGCGACGAGATCAGAGCCACCGTTCGGGGATCCAACTACTACGATGTCGCGATCGACCTCGTAGACGATGCGGTCCGGTCGCGTTGCAGTTGCCCGTACGACTACGCGGGCGACTGCAAACACGTTGTCGCAGTTTTGCTCACCGTAGACGACCGAGACACTGAGACGGTGAGCGATCCCGAACCCGAGCGAGATGAAACAGTCGACGTCGAATCGCTGATCGAAGAGACGACACCCGTGGACCTCAGAGCGTTTCTGCTCGACATCGTTTCCGAGGATCGAGATATCCGCGACCGCTTTGTCGCATTCATTGGAGAAGACACCGGCAAGACCGTCTACGACTACAAACAGGAGATCGATCGACTGTTCGACGACGCTGTCAGCCGCCGAGGGATGGTCGAACACGACACGCACATCGACTTCTCGCAGTACACCGACCTCGCGGAGACACATCGAGAACGGGGCCACGTCGATACGGCGACAGGTATCTATCGAGCGGTTTCCGAGGCGATACGCGAGAATCTGGACCGGGTTGACGACAGCAGCGGCCACTACGGCCGTGAACTGGAGCGCGCTATCGAGTCGTATGCAGAGACGGTCGCAGAACAGGAGTTCGACCACGAGCGAAAGCAGCCGTCCATCCAGTATCTCTGTGCGGAGTTCGTCGGGGCAGACTACGGCTTCGCCAGCGACTACTATGACAACGCACTCCGAACGCTCTGCACGACGGACGCGGACCTCGAATACTGGCTGGAGCAACTCGACGCACACGTGTCCGGTGTCACGCTCGATGTAGTGCTGTCGGGAGAGTTGTCCTCGAAAGCGGACGTCCGACAAGATGTAACTGCGGACAGCGTCGATACATCCGACGGATCAGCGAGAGACGACGAGTCGACTGTCCACTCCGAGCGGACGGACGACGTTCTCTACGTATCCGATTTCACCGATGGTCCGCTCAGCACTGACGATTTCACTGGTGGAACGCTCGGCGTCGAACACTTGGCTGTTGGAACACTGCAATTCGAGTACTTCGTCGGTGACGCGTTCGAGAAGTTACGCGTCGATGAACCGACGACCGTCGAGAGACACACCGCTAGCGTCGAGCCGACCGAATCAGGAACGACTGACACGGAGATCTCGTCGTCACTCCAGAAGCGGCGGATATTCTCGACCTACGTCTACATCCTCGAGGAACTCGGCGACGAAGACGCCCTCTCGCAACTCTACGAGGAGATCTACCTCGAAAGCAAGCGCTTCTGCGAGGAGTACGCCCGACAACTGATCAACGAAGGTAAGCAAGCCCGTGCGATCCAAGTCATTGAAAACGGTATCCATACGTTCCGATCGGCTCGTGAGCTCCGTTGGCTCGCTGCCGACCTCTACGAAAACCGGGACATGGACGAGTACCGTGACACGCTGAAACAGTTGTTTCTTGACCACACGGAGTGGGCAGCGTACGATGACCTGAAGTCGGTCTGTGACGATCAGGAGTGGCAGTCGATCTACGAGGAATTCGAACAGCGCTTCCAGAGAGACGATCGAAAGGACCTCGTCGCGCTGTACGTCCACGACGACGACCTCGAAAAAGCGTTCGTCGAACTGAGAGAGAA
Coding sequences within:
- a CDS encoding calcium-binding protein, which codes for MTQETDQERDKRIRREVLTDAYTTSERAISWCYHLEREMGFPFRARCIEERTISPLREGEQVPVVGMTDEVVSSSEMFVLVEWEDREFGVPLSQLEVLDVDQDTRDAVDDWHYWNGDGGRLG
- a CDS encoding DUF790 family protein; protein product: MLTADLARSRTRDGEVRPLFIDISDERYRETAATLIALFEDHLSDPKGELDDAIDELTVDDTDYKIVQGLAKLLRDECEFEQQAAVDPREIRQRLFERASDRYPIVRQPTLGEDTQKLEVYSAVADELGISLEECYRGMYADLAANRRLVRFGDQSVRDDNDRQASTTTTTKLTGNSKQTYDQHDQTVDWLLARYNLALAQAVLYDASTMHIRVWDNFGTVFSYLKLFGLMHRIYPIDEDGTRVASTDLAAGYEAELDGPVSLFRQSQKYGIRMANFLPALPLCDRWEMRAEIIGEESARDTNQFTLDHTDGLVSHYSTGKRFDSDVERTLARKWDRATTEWDLQREDDVFDLGSEVMIPDFAIEHPDGRRAIMEIVGFWTPEYLRSKLAKIRQVEADNFVLAVSKRLDCSDADFGDAADRVLWFKTGMHVYDVVELAEEYASPVETDPD
- a CDS encoding SWIM zinc finger family protein gives rise to the protein MDYPTRDEIRSLCTDQSFERGVNYYHQDRVQELDIDGDEIRATVRGSNYYDVAIDLVDDAVRSRCSCPYDYAGDCKHVVAVLLTVDDRDTETVSDPEPERDETVDVESLIEETTPVDLRAFLLDIVSEDRDIRDRFVAFIGEDTGKTVYDYKQEIDRLFDDAVSRRGMVEHDTHIDFSQYTDLAETHRERGHVDTATGIYRAVSEAIRENLDRVDDSSGHYGRELERAIESYAETVAEQEFDHERKQPSIQYLCAEFVGADYGFASDYYDNALRTLCTTDADLEYWLEQLDAHVSGVTLDVVLSGELSSKADVRQDVTADSVDTSDGSARDDESTVHSERTDDVLYVSDFTDGPLSTDDFTGGTLGVEHLAVGTLQFEYFVGDAFEKLRVDEPTTVERHTASVEPTESGTTDTEISSSLQKRRIFSTYVYILEELGDEDALSQLYEEIYLESKRFCEEYARQLINEGKQARAIQVIENGIHTFRSARELRWLAADLYENRDMDEYRDTLKQLFLDHTEWAAYDDLKSVCDDQEWQSIYEEFEQRFQRDDRKDLVALYVHDDDLEKAFVELRENTNLSSVRQYRDPVATTAPAEYFELYRELLVPFAAGDTGRRHYRDIADHLEEMRGLVPETRFEEFVDFLKDKHSNRPAFLDELEKAGF
- a CDS encoding DEAD/DEAH box helicase, producing MRIEFDDGTLLLYDTPETVPHAEWDDRVDTHRAQAYRYRALLEWAEQWSDGGSQATLDSGFSHEVEDAASAYTDLSLTPALQIEPRDYQQAALDSWRAHDRQGTVVLPTGSGKTFLGLQAIADAGVSALVVTPTIDLMNQWHATLTNAFGEQLTGEVGVLGGGSHDIGALTVTTYDSAYRYIDEYGDRFGLLITDETHHLAAETYLQIPEMTIAPYRLGLTATYERADGREALLEDRMGPVVYEEDVDNLAGEFLSEYETIQMSVDLTPAERTEYDEEYQIYRDYVDSHDFDLWNEQGYAEFLKRTSYDRQGRRALVAKQRAERIARTASKKLDTLDTLLKRHHDDRVIVFTANNDFAYDISREFILPCITHQTDTDERTEILDRFRSGEYSMLATSQVLDEGIDVPAANVGIILSGSASKRQYAQRLGRILRPTDDRHPARLYEIITTDTMETYVSQRRRDGVSSSADG